In Lacinutrix sp. Bg11-31, the DNA window AGACTTATATAAGCACAGAAAACCTTCTGCCCAATTATGGTGGCGTTAAAAAATCCAATAAACTACCAGATTCAGGTTCTTTTACAACATATAAAAAAGGGGACATTTTAATAGCTAATATTAGACCTTATTTAAAGAAGGTGTGGTTTTCTGATAAAGAAGGAACTGCTTCAAATGATGTTATTGTTTTTAGGGCAGGCTCTTCTATATCCGAGTTTTTTTTACAACATATTTTAAAAAATGACGTTTTCATTAATTATGTAATGAAAGGAGCAAAAGGAGTTAAAATGCCTAGAGGTGATAAGTCATTAATGAAAAAGTATAGTGTTTATTTCCCTAAGCCAAAAGAACAAGAAAAAATAGCTAGTTGTCTTTCTTCATTAGATAATTTAATAACATCAGAGACCGAAAAACTAGATTATTTAAAAAACCACAAAAAGGGTTTGTTACAACAGTTGTTTCCTGTTAATGGAGAAACCAAACCGCAATTTCGTTTTCCAGAGTTCGAAAATAATGGAGATTGGGAAGAAGATAAATTATCCAACTTAGTTTTAAACATTTCACCACCCAAGAAACTAAAATCTTCTCAATTTCAAGAAAATGGTAAATATCCTATAATTGACCAATCTCAAAATGAAATTGCAGGTTGGTCTGATGATAAAAAAGCACTAGTTAAAAATGATTTTCCTTTGATAGTTTTTGGAGACCATACTTGCGCTCTTAAAATTGTTGAAAGTCCATTTATTCAAGGAGCTGATGGTATTAAAATACTCAAAGGAAATACACTTATAGATACACGTTATTTGTTCTATGCTTTACAAAGCAATC includes these proteins:
- a CDS encoding restriction endonuclease subunit S: MNKQKHKIVPSLRFPEFENGWEISDLGNKKVSVFVNDKTPKAELDIKTYISTENLLPNYGGVKKSNKLPDSGSFTTYKKGDILIANIRPYLKKVWFSDKEGTASNDVIVFRAGSSISEFFLQHILKNDVFINYVMKGAKGVKMPRGDKSLMKKYSVYFPKPKEQEKIASCLSSLDNLITSETEKLDYLKNHKKGLLQQLFPVNGETKPQFRFPEFENNGDWEEDKLSNLVLNISPPKKLKSSQFQENGKYPIIDQSQNEIAGWSDDKKALVKNDFPLIVFGDHTCALKIVESPFIQGADGIKILKGNTLIDTRYLFYALQSNPLIMKEYKRHYSILKDKIISYPNIDTDEQPKIANCISSLDDLIEAQTTKIEALKDHKKGLMQRLFPNINDIS